The proteins below are encoded in one region of Casimicrobium huifangae:
- a CDS encoding RCC1 domain-containing protein has protein sequence MHVGLLAIILLVFGAVGRVQAQTASALDDPVTQVASGAQHTCTLSATGVVRCWGSNQYGQLGDNSTALRRVLPAEVSGLAPGVAALTAGTDHTCALLVSGAVKCWGRNLVGGLGDGTTTDRSTPVDVVGLGSGVAAIDAGGFSTCALTTAGAVKCWGSNAYGQVGNGNTADQSTPVDVVSLSGGVAAISVGGSHACALSQAGAVQCWGNNIAGEVGDGTTTNRSAPVAVVGLGSGVASLSLGNYHSCALLVSGGVQCWGPNDRGQLGDGSTVNSLSPIAVSGLSSGVTSIGAGFYHTCALIAGGAMKCWGYNQYGALGDGSSATRTTPVDVVGLSGAAAVSPGALSTCVLMALGDVKCWGYNFFGQTGNGSTSQSAVPANVAWHTAGVVSIGTGAYHSCAVTLAGAVRCWGANDSGQLGDNTTIQRPSAVAVAGLDSGIAAVSTGAFHSCALSVGGGVWCWGRNSDGQLGNNSLTDSPIPVAVVGLGSGVAAISAGGFHTCALTTTGAMKCWGLNANGQIGDNSTTTRPTPVDVNGLGSGVSAISGGALHTCALTGGAAKCWGYNFWGTVGDNSTTQRLVPTAVSGLGSGVSAISAGVLHTCALVAGGVKCWGYNVNGQLGDNSTTQRLTAVDVVSLGGVATSIVTAELHTCALMASGGARCWGDNSYGQLGDNSNTQRLTPVDVSGLAGATVVASAQGAHSCALSAAGAVKCWGRNGNGQVGDGSTISRRVAVPIRPAQSIAFTSSDSIVVGTTPTLVASATSGMPVAFDSWTPTTCSVSGTTLTISGAVGSLCGVRASQAGAAPLAAGGSQAPAPQQLRLLKVVAPPPILDIDDSAPTTIYDAASDGVLLLRYLLGYRGTVLVAGAISPGARRDAAQIAAHVAANLSRFDVDGDGQTLALTDGVMILRRLLGISNAAVITQGVKNSARSDADVVLAIDALKP, from the coding sequence ATGCACGTTGGGCTGCTCGCAATTATCTTGCTGGTGTTCGGCGCTGTTGGTCGTGTCCAGGCGCAAACAGCCAGCGCGCTTGATGACCCCGTCACGCAGGTGGCGTCCGGTGCCCAGCACACCTGCACGCTGAGTGCGACCGGGGTGGTGCGGTGCTGGGGTAGCAACCAGTATGGCCAGCTGGGCGACAACAGCACCGCACTCAGACGCGTTCTGCCCGCCGAAGTGAGCGGCCTTGCGCCTGGAGTTGCGGCGCTGACGGCGGGTACCGATCACACCTGCGCCCTGCTGGTGAGTGGGGCGGTGAAGTGCTGGGGGCGCAACCTTGTCGGCGGGCTGGGCGATGGCACCACCACTGATCGTTCGACCCCCGTTGACGTCGTGGGCCTCGGCAGCGGCGTTGCTGCTATTGATGCGGGTGGCTTCTCCACCTGTGCGCTGACGACCGCGGGCGCGGTCAAATGCTGGGGGTCCAATGCCTACGGTCAGGTGGGCAATGGCAACACTGCCGATCAATCGACTCCCGTTGACGTGGTGAGTCTGAGCGGTGGCGTTGCGGCCATCTCGGTCGGTGGCTCACACGCTTGTGCGCTGAGTCAGGCAGGCGCCGTGCAATGCTGGGGTAACAACATCGCCGGTGAGGTGGGTGATGGCACCACCACCAATCGCTCGGCGCCCGTTGCGGTGGTCGGCCTCGGCAGTGGCGTGGCCTCACTCAGTCTCGGCAACTACCACAGTTGCGCGCTGCTGGTCTCCGGCGGCGTGCAGTGCTGGGGGCCGAACGACCGGGGCCAACTTGGCGACGGCAGCACCGTCAACAGCCTGTCGCCCATCGCGGTCTCTGGCCTCAGCAGCGGGGTTACATCGATCGGTGCGGGCTTCTATCACACGTGTGCGCTCATCGCCGGTGGCGCCATGAAGTGTTGGGGTTACAACCAATATGGCGCACTCGGCGATGGCAGCTCGGCGACCCGCACCACGCCGGTGGACGTTGTCGGCCTCAGCGGCGCCGCTGCCGTCAGCCCCGGCGCTTTGTCCACCTGTGTGCTGATGGCGCTGGGCGACGTCAAATGCTGGGGCTACAACTTTTTCGGGCAGACGGGCAACGGCAGCACGTCGCAATCAGCGGTGCCAGCCAACGTTGCGTGGCATACCGCGGGCGTCGTCTCCATCGGCACCGGCGCCTATCACTCGTGTGCCGTCACGCTTGCTGGCGCGGTCCGATGCTGGGGCGCCAATGACAGCGGGCAACTCGGTGACAACACCACCATACAGCGGCCGAGTGCGGTTGCCGTGGCCGGCCTCGACAGCGGCATCGCCGCCGTCAGCACGGGGGCTTTTCACAGTTGCGCGCTCAGTGTCGGCGGCGGCGTATGGTGCTGGGGCCGCAATAGCGACGGTCAGTTGGGCAATAACAGCTTGACCGACAGCCCGATTCCGGTTGCTGTTGTCGGGCTCGGTAGTGGCGTGGCGGCGATCAGTGCAGGCGGTTTTCACACCTGTGCGCTGACCACGACCGGAGCCATGAAATGCTGGGGCCTGAACGCTAACGGCCAGATTGGTGACAACAGCACGACCACCCGCCCGACCCCGGTGGATGTGAATGGCCTGGGCAGCGGCGTGTCGGCGATCAGCGGCGGTGCGCTGCACACCTGCGCGCTGACTGGCGGCGCTGCAAAGTGCTGGGGGTACAACTTCTGGGGAACCGTGGGTGACAACAGCACCACGCAACGGCTGGTTCCGACCGCTGTTTCCGGGCTCGGCAGCGGCGTTTCCGCAATCAGCGCAGGCGTGTTGCACACCTGCGCGCTGGTCGCTGGCGGCGTGAAGTGCTGGGGCTACAACGTCAACGGCCAACTCGGCGACAACAGCACGACACAACGGCTGACAGCGGTCGACGTGGTGAGCCTCGGCGGTGTCGCCACCTCGATTGTCACCGCGGAACTCCACACTTGCGCCCTGATGGCCAGCGGTGGCGCGCGCTGCTGGGGCGACAACAGTTACGGGCAGCTGGGCGACAACAGCAATACCCAGCGACTGACGCCGGTGGACGTCAGCGGCCTCGCGGGCGCGACTGTGGTCGCCAGCGCGCAGGGCGCCCACAGCTGCGCCCTTTCCGCTGCGGGCGCAGTCAAGTGCTGGGGGCGCAACGGCAACGGGCAGGTGGGTGACGGCAGCACCATTAGTCGTCGCGTTGCCGTGCCGATTCGGCCCGCGCAGTCGATAGCTTTCACGTCGTCGGACAGTATCGTCGTTGGTACCACGCCGACCCTGGTGGCGAGCGCGACCAGCGGCATGCCCGTCGCGTTTGACAGCTGGACACCCACGACCTGCAGCGTCAGTGGAACCACACTGACGATTAGCGGTGCCGTGGGCAGTCTGTGCGGTGTGCGCGCCAGTCAGGCAGGCGCTGCGCCGCTCGCCGCGGGCGGCAGTCAGGCACCTGCGCCGCAGCAGTTGCGTCTGTTAAAGGTGGTGGCCCCACCCCCGATTCTCGATATCGATGACAGTGCGCCGACAACTATCTATGATGCTGCCAGTGATGGCGTGCTGCTGCTGCGTTACCTGCTCGGCTATCGGGGCACCGTGCTGGTTGCTGGTGCGATCAGCCCCGGCGCGCGCCGCGATGCAGCGCAGATTGCGGCGCATGTCGCCGCCAACCTGTCCCGCTTCGACGTCGATGGCGACGGCCAGACACTGGCGCTGACCGATGGCGTGATGATCCTGCGCCGCCTGCTCGGGATCAGCAATGCCGCAGTCATCACCCAGGGCGTCAAAAACTCGGCGCGCAGCGACGCCGACGTTGTGCTCGCGATTGATGCGTTGAAGCCCTGA
- a CDS encoding peptidoglycan-binding protein, producing MDSFAFCGLSGCKPVALSGGDSGKGLGLKAAVGLASRCRNYPDDVKKVQEALNRFPPLEGGPSPKLVVDGIVGPKTSAAISAFQRKQFGIGKADGVVDVGMRTDERLAGVNSTYSSLPAEMMQHIPRALSIINISRSTISAARTFKLNGGGGFVGFGEASWNKVVKHFQVDKFPDWSSQLDWLNRIYIGMETAIGHIPMGMILLADEPASSNEGAFAFTFAGGYEVGERNKTYQGIPRGSVYLCPKMQTMKQDAFAYVLIHELAHFVGPTGQTGVQVDDYGYRHKPGYDALVPWQRVHNADNFAQFSFDAIGKPFNLKEHLLS from the coding sequence ATGGATTCGTTCGCGTTTTGTGGGTTGTCCGGCTGCAAACCGGTGGCGCTGTCAGGCGGCGACAGCGGCAAGGGCCTGGGACTCAAGGCCGCCGTCGGGCTGGCCTCACGGTGCCGCAACTACCCGGATGACGTGAAGAAGGTGCAGGAAGCGCTCAACCGCTTTCCACCGCTCGAAGGCGGTCCCAGCCCGAAGCTGGTGGTGGACGGCATTGTTGGCCCCAAGACCTCGGCGGCGATTTCGGCCTTCCAGCGCAAGCAGTTCGGCATTGGCAAGGCCGACGGCGTGGTCGATGTCGGCATGCGCACCGATGAGCGGCTGGCCGGTGTCAACAGCACCTACAGCAGCCTGCCCGCCGAGATGATGCAGCACATCCCGCGCGCGCTGTCGATCATCAACATCTCGCGCTCCACCATCAGCGCCGCACGCACCTTCAAGCTGAACGGTGGCGGCGGCTTTGTCGGCTTCGGCGAGGCAAGCTGGAACAAGGTGGTCAAACACTTCCAGGTCGACAAATTCCCCGACTGGAGCAGCCAGCTCGACTGGCTGAACCGCATCTACATTGGCATGGAGACCGCGATCGGTCACATCCCGATGGGCATGATCCTGCTCGCCGACGAGCCCGCCAGCAGCAACGAAGGGGCGTTCGCCTTTACCTTCGCGGGCGGTTACGAAGTGGGCGAACGCAACAAGACCTATCAGGGCATTCCGCGCGGCTCGGTCTATCTATGCCCCAAGATGCAGACGATGAAGCAGGACGCCTTCGCCTATGTGCTGATCCATGAACTGGCACATTTCGTCGGCCCGACCGGACAAACCGGCGTGCAGGTCGACGACTACGGCTATCGCCACAAACCCGGCTATGACGCTTTGGTGCCGTGGCAGCGCGTGCACAATGCCGACAACTTTGCGCAGTTCTCTTTCGACGCGATCGGCAAGCCGTTTAACCTGAAAGAGCACCTGCTCAGCTGA
- a CDS encoding c-type cytochrome, which yields MKKFALFVAAALSPVALVNVAHADAALAQAKGCTACHQVDKKVVGPAYNAVAACYADKDAKKLAANKEKLVKHVKAGGAGVWGQIPMPAHPQVADADIAKIVDWVMSQKPGECPKEFKKG from the coding sequence ATGAAGAAATTTGCACTGTTCGTCGCCGCCGCGCTGTCGCCGGTTGCGCTGGTCAATGTTGCCCACGCCGATGCGGCGCTGGCACAAGCCAAAGGCTGCACCGCCTGCCATCAGGTCGACAAGAAAGTTGTCGGCCCGGCCTACAACGCCGTGGCTGCCTGCTACGCCGATAAGGACGCCAAGAAACTGGCGGCCAACAAGGAAAAGCTGGTCAAGCACGTCAAGGCTGGCGGCGCAGGTGTCTGGGGCCAGATCCCGATGCCGGCGCACCCGCAAGTGGCCGATGCCGATATCGCCAAGATCGTCGACTGGGTAATGAGCCAAAAGCCGGGCGAGTGCCCGAAAGAGTTCAAGAAGGGCTAA
- the katG gene encoding catalase/peroxidase HPI: protein MTTESKCPFHAAGGARATHGAQSNANWWPNQLNLSILHQHQPVSSPMDAGFDYAEAFKKLDFAALKEDLAALMTDSQDWWPADYGHYGGLFIRMAWHAAGTYRTADGRGGANTGNQRFAPLNSWPDNGNLDKARRLLWPIKQKYGNAISWADLFILAGNVAMETMGFKTFGFGGGRADIWAPEEDIYWGAEKQWLATSDKPDSRYSGDRALENPLAAVQMGLIYVNPEGPDGNPDPVASGRDVRETFARMAMNDYETVALIAGGHTFGKAHGAGDPKLVGPEPEAAPMEAMGFGWINQHGSGKGGDTTTSGIEGAWKPNPTTWDMGYFKVLFKYEWELVKSPAGAHQWRAKDVAPEDMVVDAHDPSKKHAPMMTTADLSLKFDPAYEKISRHFLANPAEFADAYARAWFKLTHRDMGPKVRYLGPEVPAENLIWQDPLPAATHALIDSNDAAQLKAQILASGLGVAELVSTAWASASTFRGSDLRGGANGARIRLAPQKDWDVNQPAQLAKVLAVLEGIQRDFNAKATGGKQVSLADVIVLAGNAGVEAAAKAAGHTIEVPFTPGRTDATQAQTDVDSFAVLEPQADGFRNYRKAAYRVSPEEMLVDKAQLLTLSAPEMTVLVGGLRVLGANHGGSKAGVFTTRPGQLSNDFFVNLVDMSTAWRPTGDNAYEGRDRKTGDVKWTATRVDLAFGSNSQLRAIAEVYAQNDGQTKFVRDFVAAWTKVMELDRFDLPRRAA from the coding sequence ATGACAACCGAGAGCAAATGCCCCTTTCATGCCGCCGGCGGTGCCCGCGCCACTCATGGCGCCCAGTCCAATGCCAACTGGTGGCCCAATCAGTTGAATCTCTCAATCCTGCACCAGCACCAGCCGGTATCCAGCCCGATGGACGCCGGGTTCGACTATGCCGAAGCATTCAAAAAACTTGATTTCGCAGCGCTGAAAGAAGACCTCGCCGCACTGATGACGGACTCGCAGGACTGGTGGCCTGCTGACTACGGCCACTATGGCGGCCTGTTCATCCGCATGGCCTGGCATGCCGCCGGCACCTACCGCACCGCCGACGGCCGTGGTGGCGCCAACACCGGCAACCAGCGCTTCGCCCCGCTCAATAGCTGGCCGGACAACGGCAACCTCGACAAGGCGCGCCGCCTGCTGTGGCCAATCAAGCAGAAATACGGCAACGCGATTTCCTGGGCCGATCTGTTCATCCTCGCCGGCAACGTCGCGATGGAAACGATGGGCTTCAAGACCTTCGGCTTCGGTGGCGGCCGTGCCGACATCTGGGCACCGGAAGAGGACATCTACTGGGGCGCTGAGAAGCAATGGCTCGCCACCAGCGACAAGCCGGACAGCCGCTACAGCGGTGATCGCGCACTGGAAAACCCGCTCGCCGCCGTGCAGATGGGCCTGATCTATGTGAACCCGGAAGGCCCGGACGGCAACCCCGATCCGGTCGCCTCCGGTCGCGATGTGCGCGAGACCTTCGCCCGCATGGCGATGAACGACTACGAAACGGTGGCGCTGATCGCCGGCGGCCACACCTTTGGCAAGGCGCACGGTGCGGGCGACCCGAAACTGGTCGGCCCGGAACCGGAAGCCGCACCGATGGAAGCGATGGGCTTCGGCTGGATCAACCAGCACGGTAGCGGCAAAGGCGGCGACACCACTACCAGCGGCATCGAAGGCGCATGGAAGCCGAACCCGACGACCTGGGACATGGGTTACTTCAAAGTGCTGTTCAAGTACGAATGGGAGCTGGTCAAGAGCCCGGCGGGCGCCCATCAGTGGCGGGCCAAGGACGTGGCGCCCGAGGACATGGTTGTTGATGCTCATGACCCGTCGAAGAAGCACGCGCCGATGATGACCACGGCTGACCTGTCGCTCAAATTCGACCCGGCCTACGAAAAGATCTCGCGCCACTTCCTGGCCAACCCCGCAGAGTTTGCGGACGCCTATGCCCGCGCCTGGTTCAAGCTGACCCACCGCGACATGGGGCCGAAGGTGCGCTACCTTGGGCCGGAAGTACCGGCGGAAAACCTGATCTGGCAAGACCCGTTGCCTGCCGCGACGCACGCCCTGATCGACAGCAACGACGCGGCGCAACTGAAAGCGCAGATTCTCGCCAGCGGCCTCGGTGTGGCCGAGCTGGTGTCCACCGCCTGGGCGTCGGCTTCCACCTTCCGCGGCAGCGACCTGCGCGGCGGCGCCAACGGTGCCCGCATCCGCCTCGCACCGCAGAAGGATTGGGACGTCAATCAGCCGGCGCAGCTCGCGAAAGTGCTTGCCGTGCTCGAAGGTATCCAGCGTGACTTCAACGCCAAGGCGACGGGCGGCAAGCAGGTTTCGCTGGCAGATGTGATCGTGCTCGCCGGCAACGCTGGCGTCGAAGCCGCCGCCAAGGCTGCTGGCCACACGATTGAGGTGCCGTTCACGCCGGGGCGCACCGACGCCACGCAAGCGCAGACCGATGTCGATTCGTTCGCCGTGCTCGAGCCGCAGGCCGATGGCTTCCGCAACTACCGCAAGGCCGCGTATCGCGTGTCGCCGGAGGAGATGCTGGTCGACAAGGCGCAGCTGCTGACGCTGTCGGCGCCGGAAATGACCGTGCTGGTCGGCGGCCTGCGCGTGCTCGGCGCCAATCATGGCGGCAGCAAGGCGGGCGTTTTCACCACGCGGCCGGGGCAGTTGAGCAACGACTTCTTCGTCAACCTGGTCGACATGTCCACCGCGTGGCGGCCGACAGGTGACAACGCCTATGAAGGCCGCGACCGCAAGACCGGCGACGTGAAGTGGACGGCCACGCGCGTTGATCTCGCATTCGGCTCCAACTCGCAATTGCGCGCGATCGCCGAGGTCTACGCGCAAAACGACGGCCAGACCAAGTTCGTGCGCGACTTCGTCGCCGCCTGGACCAAAGTGATGGAGCTCGACCGCTTCGATCTGCCGCGCCGCGCTGCGTAG